One region of Thalassophryne amazonica chromosome 16, fThaAma1.1, whole genome shotgun sequence genomic DNA includes:
- the slc6a16a gene encoding sodium-dependent neutral amino acid transporter B(0)AT2, translated as MTEKPSLPDREDTPWLDEGHPECQIAQTPEGLLRNDVDRPAWDSKIQYVLAQVGFSVGLGNVWRFPYLCHQNGGGAFMLLYIFLLVIVGVPLFFMELAAGQSIRQGSIGVWKHISPKLAGIGYSSCMVCFYVALYYNVIIAWSLFYLGNSFQYPLPWEQCPIDVSTNDTVTECARSSPTSYFWFRKALNITNSIEESGELNPIMTGCLLTAWAIVTLAMIKGIKSSARVMYFSSVFPYVVLCIFFIRGLMLDGAIEGITFMFYPKLEIWGNVQVWRQAATQVFFALGLGYGSVIAYSSYNPIHNNCHRDALMVSSINFMTSVLASLVVFVVLGFRAKKIALHCVAKNLGNLSGLSSIGSNQQWWPWFNVTDPSSVSVADYREWYTHYGAMLGHNITDCNLDEEMSKGVEGTGLAFIAFTEAMALFPASPFWSTLFFLMLLNLGLSTMFGTMQGILTPLMDNFSLLGQHRTLLTVSSCALGFLIGLLFTNRAGNYFVTMFDDYSATLPLVIVVVFETISVAWVYGTDRFLDDIEVMLNWRPPVVYKYLWKYVCLLSMVGLLVASLLQMVFKGPTYTSWSQSTASDTILEYPGWALAMIVLLIVFASLPVPVVYIYSTLQNRWAHNSSPEEGDEQEMQYELNTKCSSNEQLDVNSHHLASDDDEPQPRTTFLPIGNERYRLLPQEEEEEEEEEADTGV; from the exons ACAGAGAAGCCTTCACTGCCTGACAGGGAGGACACGCCCTGGCTGGATGAGGGACACCCTGAATGTCAAATTGCACAGACTCCAGAAGGACTCCTCAGAAACGATGTAGACCGGCCAGCATGGGACTCAAAGATCCAGTATGTACTGGCCCAGGTGGGGTTCAGCGTGGGCTTGGGTAATGTGTGGAGGTTTCCATATCTCTGCCACCAGAATGGAGGAG GGGCTTTCATGTTGCTGTATATTTTTCTTTTGGTGATTGTGGGGGTCCCACTGTTTTTTATGGAGTTGGCAGCAGGGCAGAGCATTCGGCAGGGTAGTATTGGGGTATGGAAGCACATCTCCCCAAAGCTGGCAGGAATCGGCTACTCCAGCTGCATG GTCTGCTTTTATGTGGCTCTTTACTACAATGTCATAATTGCCTGGAGCTTGTTCTACCTTGGGAATTCTTTTCAGTATCCTCTGCCCTGGGAACAGTGTCCAATTGATGTAAGCACCAATGACACAG TGACAGAATGTGCACGTAGCTCTCCAACATCGTATTTCTGGTTCAGGAAAGCCCTCAACATCACAAATTCAATTGAAGAATCAGGAGAGTTAAACCCCATCATGACAGGTTGTTTATTGACTGCGTGGGCAATTGTCACCTTGGCTATGATAAAGGGTATCAAGTCTTCTGCAAGA GTCATGTACTTTTCCTCAGTATTTCCCTACGTAGTGCTCTGCATTTTCTTCATCAGAGGGTTGATGTTAGATGGTGCAATAGAAGGAATCACCTTTATGTTTTATCCTAAA CTTGAAATTTGGGGTAATGTGCAGGTGTGGCGGCAGGCTGCTACACAAGTGTTCTTTGCACTTGGACTTGGCTATGGCTCTGTTATCGCATATTCTTCCTACAATCCCATCCACAACAACTGCCACAGGGACGCGCTGATGGTTTCCAGCATCAACTTCATGACGTCTGTGCTGGCATCACTGGTGGTTTTTGTTGTGCTGGGGTTCCGTGCCAAGAAAATTGCTCTACACTGTGTCGCTAA AAATCTTGGTAATCTAAGTGGTTTGTCTTCCATCGGATCTAACCAGCAATGGTGGCCTTGGTTCAATGTGACAGATCCAAGCTCTGTGTCTGTAGCTGATTACAGAGAATGGTACACTCACTATGGCGCCATGTTGGGGCATAATATCACTGACTGCAACCTGGACGAGGAGATGAGTAAG GGCGTCGAAGGGACAGGTTTGGCATTCATAGCTTTCACTGAGGCAATGGCGCTCTTCCCTGCCAGCCCCTTCTGGTCCACACTGTTTTTCCTAATGCTACTCAACCTGGGCCTCAGCACCATGTTTGGGACCATGCAGGGAATCCTCACACCTCTCATGGATAATTTTAGCCTGTTGGGTCAGCACCGCACCCTCCTGACTG TGTCCAGCTGTGCTCTGGGGTTCTTAATAGGGCTCTTGTTCACCAATCGAGCAGGAAACTATTTTGTGACTATGTTTGACGACTACTCTGCAACCCTACCATTAGTCATTGTGGTCGTTTTTGAAACCATTAGTGTTGCCTGGGTTTATGGAACAGATCG TTTCCTGGATGATATTGAAGTTATGCTGAATTGGCGTCCTCCAGTGGTGTACAAATATCTTTGGAAGTATGTGTGTTTACTGTCAATGGTTGGTCTTTTGGTGGCCAGTTTGCTGCAGATGGTCTTCAAAGGACCCACATATACTTCCTGGAGTCAAAGCACA GCTTCAGATACGATTTTGGAATACCCTGGATGGGCTCTGGCGATGATCGTCCTGCTCATTGTCTTTGCCAGCTTGCCTGTGCCTGTCGTCTACATCTATTCCACTTTACAAAACCGCTGGGCCCATAACAGCAGCCCTGAGGAGGGAGACGAGCAGGAAATGCAATATGAGTTGAACACCAAGTGCAGCTCCAATGAACAGCTGGATGTCAACTCCCACCACCTTGCCTCTGATGACGATGAGCCACAGCCAAGGACCACCTTCTTGCCCATTGGCAATGAACGTTACAGACTCCTgcctcaggaggaggaggaggaggaggaggaggaggcggacACAGGGGTGTGA